A section of the Triplophysa rosa unplaced genomic scaffold, Trosa_1v2 scaffold221_ERROPOS574315, whole genome shotgun sequence genome encodes:
- the LOC130550032 gene encoding uncharacterized protein LOC130550032 yields MSVRTTNVTTAQVHAEASSQNRERPPQTEQSRHDIATRTEVVVNDNDVWDDNLVEAWEAADFTQADPAVLPANQEAFRLESGTSHTLTLEEVVLRNDGATGYAEMCGHLAQISTELRLAREERQSDREERQRDREDRRRDRKLFENFKRIVTANISKNSVGIRESLARQRLIRSAVKDVLENQSQSVVLFMEIINMARRRSGE; encoded by the exons ATGTCTGTTAGAACTACAAATGTGACAACTGCCCAAGTACATGCGGAGGCCAGCAGTCAAAACAGGGAGCGTCCACCCCAGACGGAGCAGTCAAGACACGACATAGCCACACGAACTG aggTTGTTGTAAACGACAACGATGTTTGGGATGATAATTTAGTTGAAGCTTGGGAAGCGGCTGATTTTACCCAGGCTGACCCCGCGGTGCTGCCGGCTAACCAAGAGGCGTTTAGGTTAGAATCTGGTACGAGCCATACGTTAACCCTGGAGGAGGTTGTCTTAAGGAACGATGGGGCAACGGGCTACGCTGAGATGTGTGGACATCTTGCTCAGATTAGCACAGAATTGAGGCTCGCAAGAGAGGAGCGACAAAGTGATCGAGAGGAACGACAAAGGGATCGCGAGGATCGCCGCAGGGACAGAAAGTTGTTTGAAAACTTCAAACGCATCGTCACCGCTAATATTTCCAAAAATTCTGTCGGCATCAGAGAAAGCCTAGCGAGACAACGACTGATTCGAAGCGCTGTAAAGGACGTTCTTGAAAATCAGTCTCaaagtgttgttttgtttatggAAATTATCAACATGGCCAGACGAAGATCTGGTgagtaa